The Aspergillus flavus chromosome 6, complete sequence nucleotide sequence GGATCCTCATCCAACCTCCGTTGTTCCATAGGTAGGTTTCGAGTAGGGCGTCCCGGCTTTGTTCTATCTTTTCGGTCTCAGCTGCGCGTTCTGCGCACATCGGCCACCTCGTTTCCCTCGCGCCATAAGAACTCCGCCAGATCCCTCATCCCTTTTAACTCTGTCAATGCTTCTCGCCTCCCACCCCCTTCCTTAACCACCACGACTACTATTAACACACCCCTACATCTGATGGCGACGCAAACCAGAAGCCATGGTGGCCACGGCggtcaccatcaccatcaccacgGCGGCAATGTGTACCTGACTTCCACAAACAAGAACGACGCCGGCGTTCGGATTACGCGGATCGGCCTGGTCGCCAACCTTGCGATGGCAATTGGCAAATTTATCGGAGGCTACGTCTTCCACTCGCAAGCGTTGATCGCCGACGCCTACCACGCCCTTACAGATCTCGTTTCGGACATCCTCACGCTGGGGACAGTCGCTTGGTCGCTCAAGCCCCCATCTGAAAGGTTCCCGAACGGCTACGGAAAGATTGAGAGCATCGGCGCGTTGGGTGTGAGTGGGCTATTGCTCTGTGGAGGCGTTTTTATGGGCCTGAACTCCGGTCAAGTTCTGTTGGACCAGTTCTACCCCCAGGCGGCGGAGGCGATCTCTCACTTGGGACACGGCCATTCGCATAGTCACGGAATCGACATTCATGGCCCCAGCATTCATGCCGCATGGTTGGCTGCTGGGTCCATTGTGGTAAAGGAATGGCTGTACCACGCAAGTGAGTACCTTGGGGTTGCCCTTCGATCTTATCCGAGAGCTAACGGTTATTGTGTAATGTAACAGCTATGAAAGTCGCCAATGAGCGCAAGTCGTCTGTTTTAGCCTCGAACGCTATCCACCACCGCATTGATTCCCTGACCAGCATTGTCGCTCTGTTCACCATTGGCGGCACGTACTTATTTAAAGACGCCTCTTGGCTAGATCCTGTGGGTGGACTCCTTATCTCATTGATGGTCATCAAAGCCGGATGGGGAAATACATGCTCGTCACTTCTGGAGCTGGCCGATACTGCCGTGGACGATGAGATCAAGGAATCGGTGCAGAAGGCCGCTTCTAAGGCGCTCGCGAAATTGCAGGATAACAATGCGATTAAGATCCGCGACGTTCAGGGTATGAAATCTGGTCAGAACTATCTCATGGATATTGAACTGGCAGTGCCGGGAGCATGGCCCATCAATCGATCTCGGGAAATCGAGGAAATTGTCAGAACAGCCATCGGAGCGGGCGTCCGCGGCGTTAAGCGAGTCAAAGTGCGATTTATCCCCCTCGAGCATGAAGAGTTGAATTTCTCCGAAGAGTTCATCCCTGCCGAAGTTGCATCCCAAGCCAACCCGGAACCGGAGGATGGTGACGCGGACTGTGAAGCGCACGGGCATGATCATGGGCATGATGTGCACGAACATGATGCTCGCAAGAGGCGTTAAGGAGGCATCTTTATTTTTtgctttatattattttgcATGTGTTGCTTTGTATCGAGCCTGTTGAAGCTCTTGTGTGTTTGCATAGTTCGTGTCCCGTTTTGCACATTGGACCTCGAAGGATCATGTGATACCCCATAAATACACTGACTGGAGATGATATCTCCATGCCCTATTTATTTGCTGGTGAAGATTGTGGCCGGTGAAAGTTAGATCACACGGAGGAAGGGATTATTTGGAAGGTGTGAAGAAACGATTGGATGTAGGGGAGGGAAGAAGTCGATAGAGGAGGACGCCAGCCATGGCTGGCAAAccatgtacagtatgtacatatattggCTGAATAGAATCTACAGCACATACTGTGGGCTTCTTGTGAACCGTCCAGATCTTCTCTGGAGACGTTGATTGTACAGTAGAAGTAGCTTTCGGTACTCGTGTGGGCAACTCAGTGGAAGTAACGCCCATCAATCCCTCCGTACTATATCCCGCCACTGCATCCAGTGTATGCGGAGCGAATCCCATTGGACGGATGTTTTAAGCAATGATATTCAGGCGCCATGTGACCAATTGACCAATATGATGACTACTCCTTATCTCATGCTTATATCACTTTCCAGTTGGCATTGTTGTGTTACAAGTTTCTTCCTGAAGTCGCCAGATACACCCTCTTGTGGCGTACTCTAGACCTATCATGCTGGACCCCAGTATCATCTTATTTGCTGTGGCAAGGACAGCAGAAGTACATATGACGTGGACACAGGTCATACGCTTCCGTTTCAAAATCTGATATAGCCAGAGAATAAGTTTCCAACCTAGATATTGCGGTGACGTTTCCATTGTAGACCGACTTTACAAAATGTATGTGACAAGCCAATCAACTCAGCAGGAGTTGATAACAACATGTTTAATTTGAAAAATTAGCCATGAAAAAAGTGAAATGAAGAACGGCAAAAACAACAATATCTGAGATTCCTTATCGTAATGGCTAATTGTTTGAGAAAAATCAGCCAAGCAGTTCTCGACTGGTCTTGGGTTGTTCACGAGGTACGATCGCAGCGTCCACGTGAACCAGGCTAAAAGCGTTCTAGACGTTCGATCGTGACgaatatagattaaatctAGAGCAGAAAGTAAGCAACTCGCAATAAGGGTCCCCCTGTCTAGTGTGGAAGATCGAATTTAACAGAGCCCTTTCACCATTCATCGGGTAAATTGGGTAAATTCCCGGTGGTGGTGAAGTGggtctataaataaaaaagatgTGCAAAAAATTATACTAGTTGCAGGtgatctctttctttttgacatCACGATGTGCAATTGgggttcaatggctggagAACAAGCAAAAAAGCATGCCAGAATCAAAAGTACGGAGGACGCAGTGGGTAACTGATTGGCTCTCTGGGGTAATTTTCGATTGTAATGGAGAAAAATTCAGAATGTATTGCAAAAGTGGGTTCTGAAGTGGCCAAagtgggaaggagaaggggggatAAATTGCGGGTTGAATTGGGGAATGTTCGCAATCGGAGATCACGATAGAAGATGGAGTAATGAAAAAGACATGCCATTTAATGACCCAATTTTTATGCTTGCCCGTGGGACTCTTATTTAACActgttctctctttctttatcctCGTTGCGCCCCGTCGttgttcatctttcttcttttcttatcCTTTGTTCTCTTATCGGTGTGACTACTTACTTATCGACGTCATCTCCCACCGCATATTCACCGTCTGTCATTGACAAACTTTGTCACACAATTGAACTGAATTTAATGACTTGAAGACCTCCACTACACAAcagagagatagaaaagagaatTGCACAATCCCTGTCACAATGCAAGGCCCATTGTACATCGGTTTCGACCTTTCCACCCAACAACTCAAAGCTCTAGTCGTCAACTCCGACCTGAAAGTCGTCTACGTCTCCAAATTCGACTTTGACGCTGACTCCCGCGGATTCCCTATCAAAAAAGGTGTTATCACCAATGAAGCCGAGCATGAAGTCTATGCCCCTGTGGCATTGTGGCTCCAGGCCCTGGACGGCGTCCTCGAGGGTCTGAAGAAGCAAGGCTTGGATTTCGCCCGTGTGAAGGGCATCAGCGGTGCTGGACAGCAGCACGGGAGTGTGTACTGGGGACAGGATGCGGAGCGTCTCCTCAAGGAATTGGACTCTGGCAAGTCCCTGGAGGACCAGCTGAGCGGGGCCTTCTCCCATCCATATAGTCCCAACTGGCAGGATTCCAGTACGCAGAAGGAGTGTGATGAGTTTGATGCCTTCCTGGGCGGCGCGGATAA carries:
- a CDS encoding putative cation efflux family protein gives rise to the protein MPLTHPLRWRAHPSPTPGSSSNLRCSIGRFRVGRPGFVLSFRSQLRVLRTSATSFPSRHKNSARSLIPFNSVNASRLPPPSLTTTTTINTPLHLMATQTRSHGGHGGHHHHHHGGNVYLTSTNKNDAGVRITRIGLVANLAMAIGKFIGGYVFHSQALIADAYHALTDLVSDILTLGTVAWSLKPPSERFPNGYGKIESIGALGVSGLLLCGGVFMGLNSGQVLLDQFYPQAAEAISHLGHGHSHSHGIDIHGPSIHAAWLAAGSIVVKEWLYHATMKVANERKSSVLASNAIHHRIDSLTSIVALFTIGGTYLFKDASWLDPVGGLLISLMVIKAGWGNTCSSLLELADTAVDDEIKESVQKAASKALAKLQDNNAIKIRDVQGMKSGQNYLMDIELAVPGAWPINRSREIEEIVRTAIGAGVRGVKRVKVRFIPLEHEELNFSEEFIPAEVASQANPEPEDGDADCEAHGHDHGHDVHEHDARKRR